In a genomic window of Passer domesticus isolate bPasDom1 chromosome 3, bPasDom1.hap1, whole genome shotgun sequence:
- the LOC135298262 gene encoding interleukin-17F-like: protein MAFSSSAGFGSLVLVLVLALTVRSSPHRKAGASARLREGCLNQKDPKFPTTVNVDIRISNSDHAFGMVQDVRNRSLAPWDYRLDEDPNRFPRVIADARCRLSGCVSPLGQEDHGLNSVPIKQEILVLRREQRGCAPSYRLEKRVITVGCTCVTPVVQHQS from the exons ATGgctttcagcagctctgctggg TTCGGATCACTGGTTTTGGTGCTGGTTTTAGCCCTCACTGTGAGGAGCTCACCCCACAGAAAGGCTGGTGCCTCTGCAAGGCTGAGGGAAGGCTGCCTGAACCAAAAGGATCCCAAATTCCCCACAACAGTGAACGTTGACATTCGGATCAGCAACTCAGATCATGCCTTTGGGATGGTCCAAGATGTCAGGAACCGGTCCCTCGCTCCTTGGGATTACAG GCTGGACGAGGATCCCAACCGCTTCCCGCGGGTGATCGCCGACGCCCGGTGCCGCCTGTCGGGCTGCGTGAGccccctggggcaggaggacCACGGCCTCAACTCGGTGCCCATCAAGCAGGAGATCCTGGTGCTGCGGCGGGAGCAGCGCGGCTGCGCGCCCTCCTACCGCCTGGAGAAGAGAGTCATCACCGTGGGCTGCACCTGCGTCACCCCCGTCGTCCAGCACCAGTCCTAG
- the IL17A gene encoding interleukin-17A has product MSPTFCASLLRPLLLVLLAVLSASSPAQGKVIKPGLKPENLFKQASAGCLTQKDSKFPQTVRVNLSISSTNQDTKTSPDVSSRSLAPWDYRIDEDHDRFPRLIADAECRHRRCVTPEGHLDHSLNSVPIMQEILVLRREQRGCQQSYRLEKKKITVGCTCVTPLVQHQA; this is encoded by the exons atgtCTCCAACTTTTTGCGCTTCTCTG CTCAGACCCCTGCTCCTCGTGCTGCTGGCCGTGCTGTCAGCCAGCAGTCCTGCCCAGGGAAAGGTGATCAAGCCTGGGCTCAAGCCAGAGAATCTCTTCAAGCAAGCATCTGCTGGATGCCTGACCCAAAAAGactcaaaattcccccaaactGTCAGAGTCAACCTCAGCATCAGCAGCACAAACCAGGACACCAAAACCAGTCCAGATGTCAGCAGCCGCTCACTGGCTCCGTGGGATTACAG GATCGACGAGGACCACGACCGCTTCCCGCGGCTGATCGCGGACGCCGAGTGCCGCCACAGGCGGTGCGTGACTCCGGAGGGGCACCTGGACCACAGCCTCAACTCCGTGCCCATCATGCAGGAGATCCTGGTCCTGcgcagggagcagaggggctgccagCAGTCCTACAggctggagaagaaaaaaatcaccgtgGGCTGCACCTGTGTCACCCCCTTGGTCCAGCACCAGGCCTGA
- the MCM3 gene encoding DNA replication licensing factor MCM3, with product MAAPAGGLEDAELREAQRDYLDFLDDEEDQGIYQSKVRDMISENQYRLIVNINDLRRKNEKRASRLLSNAFEELIAFQRALKDFVASVDATYAKQYEDFYIGLEGSFGSKHVSPRTLTACFLSCIVCVEGIVTKCSLVRPKVVRSVHYCPATKKTIERRYTDMTSLDAYPSSSIYPTKDEENNPLETEFGLSVYKDHQTVTIQEMPEKAPAGQLPRSVDVVLDDDLVDKVKPGDRVQVVGTYRCLPGKKGGYTSGTFRTILIACHVKQMSKDLRPLYSASDVAKIKRFSKSRSKDIFDQLARSLAPSIHGHEYIKKAILCMLLGGVERILDNGSRIRGDINILLIGDPSVAKSQLLRYVLSTAPRAIPTTGRGSSGVGLTAAVTTDQETGERRLEAGAMVLADRGVVCIDEFDKMSDIDRTAIHEVMEQGRVTIAKAGIQARLNSRCSVLAAANPVYGRYDQYKTPMENIGMQDSLLSRFDLLFIVLDQMDPEQDKEISDHVLRMHRYRNPNEQDGDAMPLGSAVEMLATDDPDFMQEEEQELQVYEKHDDLLHGPNRRKEKVVSMEFMRKYIHVAKMIKPVLTEEAASYIAEEYSRLRSQSQMNSDVARTSPITARTLETLIRLSTAHAKARMNKTVDMQDAEAALELVQFAYFKKVLEKEKKRRKPVDDDSETEKEEDQELQDKEERRTRRRKKARTEGEEGSYDPYDFSDAEEEMPQVQAHPPKTPEASGAGEGKKLELAEPRLKAFKAALLEVFKASHAQSVGLKKVMESINRDNPEPFSAAEVKVALAHMQDDNQIMVSDDIIFLI from the exons ATGGCGGCGCCGGCGGGCGGGCTGGAGGACGCGGAGCTGCGGGAGGCGCAGCGCGATTACCTCGATTTCCTGGACGATGAG GAAGACCAAGGGATTTACCAGAGCAAGGTGCGGGACATGATCAGTGAGAACCAGTATCGGCTCATCGTCAACATCAACGACCTGCGGCGCAAGAACGAGAAGAGAGCCAGCAG gctccTGAGCAATGCCTTCGAGGAGCTGATTGCCTTCCAGCGTGCCCTGAAGGATTTCGTTGCCTCCGTCGATGCCACCTATGCCAAGCAGTATGAGGACTTCTACATCGGGCTGGAGGGCAGCTTTGGCTCCAAGCACGTGTCCCCACGGACCCTGACAGCCTGTTTCCTCAGCTGCATTGTCTGCGTGGAGGGCATCGTGACAAAGT GCTCTCTGGTGCGTCCCAAAGTTGTCCGGAGTGTCCATTATTGCCCAGCTACCAAGAAAACAATTGAGCGCCGATACACAGACATGACCTCCCTGGATGCTTACCCTTCCAGCTCCATCTACCCTACAAAG GATGAAGAGAACAACCCGCTGGAGACAGAGTTTGGCCTCTCTGTCTACAAGGACCACCAGACCGTCACCATCCAGGAGATGCCTGAGAAggccccagcagggcagctgccaCGCTCGGTGGACGTGGTTCTGGACGATGACCTGGTGGACAAGGTGAAGCCTGGGGACCGTGTCCAGGTGGTGGGGACGTACCGCTGCCTGCCGGGGAAGAAAGGGGGCTACACTTCAGGCACCTTCAG GACCATCCTCATTGCCTGCCACGTGAAGCAGATGAGCAAAGACCTCCGGCCTCTCTACTCTGCTTCAGATGTGGCCAAGATCAAGAGATTCAGCAAGAGCCGCTCCAAG GATATCTTTGACCAGCTGGCCAGATCCCTGGCTCCCAGCATCCATGGGCATGAGTACATCAAGAAGGCCATCCTCTGCATGCTGCTGGGAGGGGTGGAGAGGATCCTGGACAACGGGAGCCGCATCCGAGGAGACATCAACATCTTGCTGATAG GAGACCCTTCTGTGGCCAAATCCCAGCTGCTGAGGTACGTGCTGAGCACAGCACCCCGAGCCATCCCCACCACTGGCAGGGGCTCCTCCGGCGTCGGCCTCACCGCTGCCGTCACCACAGACCAGGAGACAG GGGAGCGGCGCCTGGAAGCGGGAGCCATGGTGTTGGCTGACAGGGGCGTGGTGTGCATCGACGAGTTCGACAAGATGTCCGACATCGACCGCACGGCCATCCACGAGGTGATGGAGCAGGGACGGGTCACCATCGCCAAGGCTGGCATCCAGGCCCGCCTCAACTCCCGCTGCAgtgtcctggctgctgccaaCCCCGTCTACGGCCGG TATGACCAGTACAAGACACCCATGGAGAACATTGGCATGCAGGACTCCCTGCTCTCCCGTTTTGACCTGCTCTTCATCGTGCTGGACCAGATGGACCCCGAGCAGGACAAGGAGATCTCAGACCACGTCCTGCGGATGCACCGCTACCGCAACCCCAACGAGCAGGATGGGGATG CcatgcccctgggcagtgctgtggaGATGCTGGCTACGGATGACCCTGACTtcatgcaggaggaggagcaggagctgcaggtctATGAGAAACACGATGACCTCCTGCACGGGCCCAACCGCCGCAA GGAGAAGGTTGTCAGCATGGAGTTCATGAGGAAGTACATCCATGTAGCAAAGATGATCAAGCCCGTGCTGACCGAGGAGGCGGCGAGCTACATCGCTGAGGAGTATTCCCGCCTGCGCAGCCAGAGCCAGATGAACTCGGACGTGGCCAGG ACCTCTCCCATCACAGCCCGGACCCTGGAGACCCTGATCCGCCTCTCCACAGCCCATGCCAAGGCCAGGATGAACAAGACTGTGGATATGCAGGATGctgaggcagctctggagctggtgCAGTTCGCCTACTTCAAAAAG gtgctggagaaggagaaaaagcgCAGGAAGCCAGTGGATGATGACTCAGAGACTGAGAAAGAGGAAGATCAGGAGTTGCAGGACAAGGAGGAGCGCAGGACAAGGAG AAGGAAGAAGGCGCGCACGGAAGGCGAGGAGGGCTCCTACGACCCGTACGACTTCAGTGATGCTGAGGAGGAGATGCCACAGG TTCAGGCACACCCTCCGAAAACGCCCGAAGCCtcaggagctggtgaagggaAGAAGTTGGAGTTGGCTGAGCCAAG GTTGAAAGCGTTCaaggctgctctcctggaggtgttcaaagCCTCCCATGCCCAGTCTGTGGGCCTGAAGAAAGTGATGGAATCCATCAACCGCGACAACCCCGAGCCCTTCTCGGCGGCCGAGGTGAAGGTGGCCCTGGCCCACATGCAGGATGACAACCAGATCATGGTGTCTGATGACATTATCTTCTTAATCTGA